A single region of the Psychrobacter alimentarius genome encodes:
- a CDS encoding ABC transporter permease: MLLYILRRIAILIPVYLGLTLSTFTLIRLVPGDAVEIMMGERMVDPELHARALERLGLDKPLIVQYWDYLSGILTGDFGASFRTRAPVLQDFFAHFVPTLELALCAIIIASVVGISLGIFAALRRGTWIDYTLMSGALAGYSMPIYLLGPILTGIFAHYLGLLPVAGVISVAQFLDVQPLYGSWLLGSLTSGEPGAFWDVVKHFILPSIALSTIPLAMIARMTRSAMLEVLDEDYVRTARAKGLSPRRVILIHVMRNALITVVTVVGLQMATLLAGAIITETIFSWPGVGNWLLDGFFTRDYPIVQNGILLVATALILVSLFIDILYGLINPRIRHTS; encoded by the coding sequence ATGCTACTTTATATTTTGCGTCGAATTGCCATCCTCATTCCTGTCTATCTAGGCTTAACCCTCTCAACCTTTACCCTGATACGTCTCGTCCCTGGCGATGCCGTTGAGATTATGATGGGTGAGCGCATGGTTGATCCAGAGCTACATGCTCGCGCCTTAGAAAGATTGGGATTGGACAAACCGCTCATCGTCCAATATTGGGACTACTTGAGCGGTATCTTAACTGGTGACTTTGGTGCGTCCTTTCGTACGCGCGCCCCAGTCTTACAAGACTTTTTTGCCCATTTTGTACCAACGTTAGAGTTGGCGCTGTGTGCGATCATCATTGCTAGTGTCGTTGGTATCAGTTTGGGTATTTTTGCCGCACTGCGCCGCGGTACTTGGATTGATTACACGCTAATGTCAGGCGCTCTCGCTGGCTACTCCATGCCCATTTATTTATTGGGTCCTATCCTCACTGGTATCTTTGCCCATTATCTCGGCCTACTGCCTGTCGCTGGTGTGATCTCTGTCGCTCAGTTTTTAGATGTGCAGCCCTTATATGGCTCATGGTTACTAGGCTCGCTTACATCAGGTGAACCGGGTGCGTTTTGGGACGTGGTCAAACACTTTATCTTGCCTTCTATTGCTTTATCGACCATCCCCCTCGCGATGATTGCGCGGATGACACGCTCTGCGATGTTAGAAGTGTTGGATGAAGATTATGTACGTACGGCTCGAGCCAAAGGCTTATCGCCGCGCCGAGTGATTTTGATACACGTGATGCGTAATGCATTAATTACTGTTGTGACGGTGGTTGGCTTACAGATGGCAACTTTGCTTGCAGGCGCTATTATTACTGAGACCATCTTTAGCTGGCCAGGCGTTGGTAATTGGCTACTTGATGGATTTTTCACACGTGATTATCCAATCGTGCAAAACGGTATCTTGTTGGTCGCCACTGCCTTGATTTTGGTTAGCTTATTTATTGATATTTTGTATGGCTTAATCAATCCACGTATTCGCCATACTTCTTAA
- a CDS encoding ABC transporter permease yields the protein MKSSTLPSDANLVAATPPSSWQLFLSTFCRNKGAVIGFIVLALMVIIAIFAPALAPHDPYELFTGQEQLPPAFLSGGDTMFWLGTDDAGRDTLSRVMYGARYSLFIGLSATTLAMLVGISLGLSAAFWPKVWGKAVMLVNDILMSYPSLLLAIIIAAILGPSMTNTIITIALVCTPPFIRLTRATAMVELQREYFIASQVMGAGVLRLLFVTILPNCMAPLIVQATMIFSSAILEAGAIGFLGFGVQPPDAEWGAMLGTARQYIQSNVWLAIWPGVAIFLAALSINLTGDGLRDALDPKLKQVT from the coding sequence ATGAAGTCTTCTACTCTTCCCTCTGATGCCAACCTTGTGGCAGCCACGCCGCCTTCATCTTGGCAGTTATTTTTATCGACATTTTGCCGAAACAAAGGCGCCGTCATTGGATTTATTGTCTTGGCATTGATGGTTATTATTGCCATATTTGCGCCAGCCCTTGCCCCTCACGATCCTTATGAATTGTTTACTGGTCAAGAGCAATTGCCTCCTGCGTTTTTAAGCGGTGGTGATACTATGTTTTGGCTGGGTACGGACGATGCTGGTCGCGATACTCTGTCTCGCGTGATGTATGGCGCGCGTTATTCTTTATTCATCGGTCTGAGTGCGACCACGCTTGCTATGCTAGTCGGCATCTCGTTAGGACTGAGTGCGGCATTTTGGCCTAAAGTTTGGGGCAAAGCTGTCATGTTGGTCAATGATATTTTGATGTCCTATCCCAGCTTGCTATTGGCCATTATCATTGCGGCAATCTTAGGCCCTTCAATGACCAATACGATTATTACCATTGCTTTGGTCTGTACGCCGCCTTTCATTCGTCTTACTCGTGCTACCGCGATGGTAGAGCTGCAACGCGAGTATTTTATTGCCTCACAAGTGATGGGCGCTGGTGTGCTCAGACTTTTGTTTGTGACGATTTTGCCCAACTGTATGGCGCCACTAATCGTACAAGCAACGATGATTTTTTCATCGGCGATTTTAGAAGCAGGTGCGATTGGTTTCTTAGGATTTGGCGTGCAACCACCCGATGCTGAATGGGGTGCTATGCTGGGCACAGCACGTCAATATATTCAAAGTAACGTTTGGCTCGCCATTTGGCCAGGTGTCGCTATCTTCTTAGCTGCCTTATCAATCAACCTGACTGGTGATGGCCTACGCGATGCGCTAGATCCCAAATTAAAGCAGGTGACCTAA
- a CDS encoding ABC transporter ATP-binding protein produces the protein MTDTLNHTHTSMNGSLVKESPLLLDIENLSVTFGEGSRAFRAVDDVSLTVTQGEVIAIVGESGSGKSVTMMALMGLLPPYASVRAKRVMFDNKDMLGMSPKERRGIIGKDISMIFQNAMSCLNPSFTVEMQLGEVLRKHLGLRGSAVQARILELLELVEMPDAKNRLKVYPHQLSGGMSQRVMIAMALACEPKLLIADEPTTALDVTVQAQIMDLLGRLQREKQMAMVLITHDLGLVSQNSRDVAVMYAGQVVETNTVPEIFQNPAHPYTEALLQAIPELAIGQDRLHSLPGVVPSQYDRPTGCLLSPRCPYKEPACDVPPPILDTPNGKVRCIHTDLPSISAGTSPFDPATLESQA, from the coding sequence ATGACTGATACTTTAAACCATACCCATACCTCGATGAATGGCTCATTAGTAAAAGAGTCACCATTGTTACTAGATATCGAAAATCTCTCGGTCACTTTTGGTGAAGGATCGCGTGCTTTTCGCGCCGTAGATGATGTGTCTTTGACAGTGACTCAAGGCGAAGTTATTGCGATAGTAGGCGAGTCAGGCTCAGGCAAGTCCGTTACTATGATGGCATTGATGGGACTCCTGCCACCTTACGCAAGCGTACGTGCCAAACGCGTGATGTTCGATAACAAAGACATGCTCGGTATGTCGCCCAAAGAGCGACGCGGCATCATTGGTAAAGACATCTCTATGATCTTCCAAAACGCCATGTCGTGCCTAAATCCAAGCTTTACGGTTGAGATGCAATTAGGCGAAGTCCTTAGAAAACACCTCGGTTTGCGCGGCTCGGCAGTACAGGCACGCATATTAGAGCTATTAGAATTGGTCGAGATGCCCGATGCCAAAAACAGACTCAAGGTGTATCCACATCAACTCTCAGGCGGTATGAGCCAGCGAGTGATGATTGCCATGGCGCTGGCATGCGAGCCAAAACTCCTTATCGCCGATGAACCCACCACAGCACTTGATGTCACGGTACAAGCACAAATCATGGACCTACTTGGGCGCTTACAACGTGAAAAACAAATGGCCATGGTACTGATCACTCATGATTTGGGTTTGGTCTCTCAAAACTCACGTGACGTCGCTGTTATGTACGCTGGACAAGTAGTTGAAACCAATACGGTGCCAGAAATTTTCCAAAACCCAGCGCATCCTTATACCGAAGCATTGCTACAAGCCATCCCTGAACTGGCTATCGGTCAAGACAGATTACACAGCTTACCAGGCGTGGTGCCCAGCCAATACGACCGCCCAACTGGTTGCTTACTGTCTCCGCGCTGCCCTTACAAAGAACCTGCGTGTGACGTGCCGCCGCCTATTTTAGATACGCCTAATGGCAAGGTGCGCTGTATTCATACCGATCTACCAAGCATATCTGCTGGTACTTCTCCCTTTGACCCTGCTACTTTGGAGTCCCAAGCATGA
- a CDS encoding peptide ABC transporter ATP-binding protein — protein sequence MSDKVVLKADNLRKHYPVSQGLGKAKAYVKALNGISFELRAGKTLAVVGESGCGKSTLARQLTLIEQPSDGELFINDEGTTGYSRKALKDLRTEIQMVFQNPYGSLNPRHTIGYQLTEPLDIHTKLSKEDKRDKINDMMRNVGLRPEHAGRYPHMFSGGQRQRIALARAMMLNPKIVVADEPTSALDVSIQAQVLNLFMDLQDEYHTAYVFISHNLSVVRHVADDVMVMYLGQAVEHGPKEAIYNAPKHPYTMALLAAAPTVNGQKKDLTLQGELPSPLNPPSGCALHKRCPYAKSQCSEIEPQLREWDGRLVACLRLEEIHG from the coding sequence ATGAGTGATAAAGTGGTCTTAAAAGCAGACAATCTACGCAAGCACTACCCTGTATCTCAAGGTTTGGGTAAAGCAAAAGCATATGTCAAAGCCTTAAATGGTATCTCGTTTGAGCTACGCGCTGGCAAAACACTGGCGGTCGTTGGTGAATCAGGCTGCGGCAAATCGACGCTTGCCCGCCAGCTAACGCTCATCGAACAGCCGAGTGACGGTGAGCTATTTATTAATGATGAAGGTACAACAGGCTATAGTAGAAAAGCATTAAAAGATTTGCGTACTGAGATTCAAATGGTCTTTCAAAACCCTTATGGCAGCTTAAACCCGCGCCATACGATTGGGTATCAATTAACAGAACCGCTAGACATCCACACCAAACTGTCAAAAGAAGACAAGCGCGACAAAATCAACGACATGATGAGAAATGTCGGTTTGCGTCCTGAACATGCAGGACGTTATCCGCACATGTTTTCGGGTGGTCAACGTCAACGTATTGCCCTCGCGCGTGCCATGATGCTCAATCCAAAAATCGTTGTCGCTGATGAACCGACTTCTGCACTTGATGTGTCCATTCAAGCGCAAGTATTGAACCTGTTTATGGACTTGCAAGACGAGTATCATACGGCATATGTCTTTATCTCACACAACTTATCCGTCGTGCGCCATGTCGCGGATGATGTGATGGTAATGTACTTAGGTCAAGCGGTCGAACACGGTCCCAAAGAAGCCATTTACAACGCGCCAAAACATCCTTATACGATGGCCCTATTGGCAGCAGCACCCACAGTGAATGGTCAAAAAAAGGATCTAACACTGCAAGGTGAGCTGCCAAGTCCTCTCAACCCGCCAAGTGGTTGCGCCCTACACAAGCGCTGCCCTTATGCTAAGTCGCAATGCAGCGAAATAGAGCCACAGCTTCGAGAATGGGACGGGCGATTGGTGGCCTGTTTACGTTTAGAAGAGATACATGGTTAA
- a CDS encoding nuclear transport factor 2 family protein yields the protein MQKKSNTQILDEFVTHVFTGEYEQAMALCDTDVKFVVFREENDSQVPIYGTHIGQDAGTVFFKNLAQMFEFGTFKMEDSIASDDYIVRFGELAHTVKNTGDVFNSLWTMIVRFNEAGKICLYRMHEDTAALEAAMHVSR from the coding sequence ATGCAAAAAAAATCAAATACCCAAATCCTTGATGAGTTTGTCACTCATGTCTTCACAGGAGAGTATGAACAAGCCATGGCGCTGTGCGACACAGACGTAAAATTTGTGGTCTTTCGAGAAGAGAACGACAGCCAAGTGCCGATTTATGGCACTCACATTGGTCAAGATGCAGGCACCGTATTTTTTAAAAATCTGGCTCAGATGTTTGAATTTGGTACTTTTAAGATGGAAGATTCTATTGCAAGCGATGATTATATTGTTAGGTTTGGTGAACTGGCTCACACCGTCAAGAATACTGGCGACGTGTTTAACAGTCTTTGGACGATGATTGTACGCTTCAATGAGGCAGGCAAGATTTGTTTATATCGTATGCATGAAGACACCGCAGCGTTAGAAGCGGCGATGCACGTTTCGAGATAG
- a CDS encoding LysR family transcriptional regulator, with amino-acid sequence MYWDDLAYFVCLVEKQTLTACAEAMNVQHSTVARRIEHLEQTLGVNLFDRLGKRYVLTIEGERLYHQAVEVKKEMVTFQRMAIDQNALQGKVAVSAPPVWANEVLIPALTDCRQQFPDIVVSLSGDVGMSNLHQREADIAIRTRRPTQEDLVIRTLGSSTYRFYAHKDYLNNTMHEQWQLIEFQANARVLAWSQAFIKRHAYTIAFSTNDLYMACHATRQKIGFMLLPDFLARQYPELVAVDPINKVTITDLEALSSVDNYASTETLQPEQSDTHSPIPLAQSYPLYLVMHPDVRRSVRVRAVADWLIDCSTRLEGFA; translated from the coding sequence ATGTACTGGGACGATTTGGCTTACTTTGTTTGCTTAGTAGAAAAACAAACATTGACTGCATGCGCTGAAGCAATGAATGTGCAGCACAGCACGGTTGCTCGGCGTATTGAACATCTTGAGCAAACATTGGGCGTCAATCTTTTTGATCGGCTGGGCAAACGCTACGTGTTAACTATCGAGGGCGAGCGGCTCTACCACCAAGCAGTAGAAGTCAAAAAAGAGATGGTCACTTTTCAAAGAATGGCAATCGACCAAAACGCTCTACAAGGCAAAGTGGCGGTATCCGCCCCGCCTGTATGGGCAAACGAAGTTCTCATACCTGCGCTGACCGACTGCCGTCAGCAATTCCCAGATATAGTGGTATCATTGAGCGGTGATGTGGGCATGAGCAATCTACATCAACGAGAAGCGGATATTGCTATACGCACGCGTCGTCCTACCCAAGAAGACTTGGTTATCCGTACACTAGGATCGTCGACCTACCGATTTTATGCGCATAAAGATTATCTTAACAACACAATGCATGAGCAATGGCAATTGATAGAGTTTCAAGCCAATGCCAGAGTGCTCGCTTGGTCGCAGGCATTTATAAAGCGACATGCCTATACGATTGCTTTTAGTACCAACGATTTATACATGGCGTGTCATGCGACTCGCCAAAAAATAGGGTTTATGCTATTACCTGACTTTTTAGCCCGTCAGTATCCAGAACTGGTAGCGGTTGACCCTATTAATAAAGTTACGATAACTGACTTAGAAGCCCTTTCTTCAGTGGACAATTACGCGTCTACTGAGACATTACAGCCTGAGCAGTCAGATACACACTCACCTATTCCACTAGCCCAATCGTATCCACTCTATTTGGTCATGCACCCAGATGTTCGGCGTTCGGTACGAGTCAGAGCAGTAGCAGATTGGTTAATTGATTGTTCTACTCGATTAGAAGGGTTTGCGTGA
- a CDS encoding nuclease-related domain-containing protein, producing the protein MSLKSTFKGFLGETVINVAMWLKLEKDIYHRLNGITLPLANGGSTQIDHVIVSVYGIFVIETKNYKGWIYGSENQKQWTQSFPNGSKFKFQNPLRQNYLHIKTLADLLGLELSYFHSMVAFIGECELKTRDELPEHVLTSGMVSYVKRKQDKLLTEDEVTSIVEQIESNRFSKSWRTNRQHKAYLKDKHSNPSKNTDNPTPEPTVKETVKRPILKSREVQRWSGQTEIESNDLTIDVLNIQQTISPYDMTNKVFLTPFEIVESEPQVKEPEILKAVEDAANLVQTPTCPRCNGEMIKRVAKTGARQGQSFYGCAQFPKCRGVVNMSAP; encoded by the coding sequence ATGTCCCTAAAATCCACCTTCAAAGGCTTCCTCGGCGAAACTGTCATCAACGTCGCCATGTGGTTAAAACTTGAAAAAGATATTTATCACCGATTAAACGGCATTACCTTACCGTTAGCCAATGGCGGTAGTACACAAATCGATCACGTCATCGTCTCTGTATACGGCATCTTTGTCATCGAAACCAAAAACTATAAAGGCTGGATATATGGTAGCGAGAACCAAAAGCAGTGGACGCAATCTTTTCCAAATGGCAGTAAATTTAAATTCCAAAATCCACTGCGTCAAAATTATTTGCATATTAAGACGCTCGCAGATTTGTTGGGATTGGAGCTAAGCTACTTTCATTCGATGGTTGCGTTCATCGGTGAGTGTGAGTTGAAAACCCGCGATGAGCTACCCGAACACGTATTGACGAGTGGTATGGTCTCTTATGTGAAGAGAAAACAAGATAAACTACTGACTGAAGACGAGGTCACATCCATTGTTGAGCAGATTGAGAGCAATAGATTTAGCAAATCGTGGCGCACCAATCGGCAGCACAAAGCCTATCTAAAAGATAAGCATAGTAACCCGAGCAAAAATACTGACAATCCTACACCTGAACCAACAGTAAAAGAAACCGTAAAAAGACCTATCCTAAAAAGTAGAGAAGTGCAGCGATGGTCTGGTCAAACTGAGATTGAATCTAACGATTTAACAATTGATGTTTTGAATATTCAGCAGACAATCAGCCCATATGATATGACCAATAAAGTATTTTTGACGCCGTTTGAAATTGTAGAGTCTGAGCCACAGGTCAAAGAACCTGAGATACTTAAGGCGGTAGAAGATGCAGCTAATCTTGTTCAAACACCAACCTGCCCAAGATGCAACGGTGAGATGATCAAACGTGTTGCCAAAACAGGCGCACGCCAAGGACAGTCCTTTTATGGGTGCGCGCAGTTTCCTAAGTGCCGCGGTGTGGTGAATATGAGTGCGCCGTGA
- the tkt gene encoding transketolase: MPTPINERKLANAIRVLSFDAVQKANSGHPGAPMGMADIAEVLWRKFLKHNPADPQWHNRDRFVLSNGHGSMLIYSLLHLSGYDVSVDDLKGFRQLHSKTPGHPELGYTPGVETTTGPLGQGIANAVGFAIAEKTLAAQFNRDGHNVVDHHTYAFLGDGCLMEGISHEVCSLAGTLGLGKLVFFYDDNGISIDGNVEGWFTDDTEARFESYGWQVIKVDGHDTDAITQATEQAIAETSKPSLIICKTTIGAGSPNKQGLAASHGAPLGDDEIILTRDALAWTHAPFELDDEIYEAWDAKPKGDVQQKNWEADFAAYEKAYPELAAELSRRLNGELPADFASQAQAYIQQTQEAGGDVASRKASQNAINSLQPLLPELLGGSADLAGSNLTLFKGAKGIEKDADGNYIYYGVREFGMTAIANGIALHGGFIPYVATFLMFMEYARNAVRMGALMKQRVIHVYTHDSIGLGEDGPTHQPVEQLTSLRTTPNLRTWRPCDATESASAWVEAIKSESNPSALIFSRQSLPHQARDSEQVANITKGGYVLAKEQGEIQAIIIATGSEVGLAMEAYETLSANGVGVRVVSMPCAEIFVEQDASYREAVLPANIRARVAVEAAHVDYWYKFVGLDGKVIGMTTYGESAPADELYKEFGITTYAVVEAVNSLV, from the coding sequence ATGCCTACCCCAATTAACGAACGTAAACTAGCCAATGCCATCCGTGTGCTGTCGTTTGACGCGGTTCAAAAAGCCAACTCTGGACATCCAGGTGCGCCAATGGGTATGGCCGACATTGCCGAAGTGTTGTGGCGTAAATTTTTAAAGCATAATCCTGCTGATCCGCAGTGGCATAACCGTGATCGCTTTGTACTGTCAAACGGTCATGGCTCAATGCTTATCTACTCATTGCTACATTTATCAGGCTATGACGTTAGTGTTGATGACCTAAAAGGCTTTCGCCAGTTACATTCAAAAACCCCAGGTCACCCTGAGCTTGGTTATACGCCAGGGGTTGAAACCACGACAGGTCCACTAGGACAAGGTATTGCTAATGCCGTTGGTTTTGCCATTGCTGAAAAAACATTAGCGGCGCAGTTCAATCGTGACGGGCATAATGTTGTTGACCATCATACCTATGCATTCTTAGGCGATGGTTGCTTGATGGAAGGTATTAGTCATGAAGTTTGCTCACTGGCTGGCACGTTAGGTCTTGGCAAGCTCGTATTCTTTTATGATGATAACGGTATCTCGATCGATGGCAATGTCGAAGGTTGGTTCACTGATGATACCGAAGCGCGCTTTGAATCGTATGGCTGGCAAGTCATCAAAGTTGACGGTCATGATACTGATGCTATCACGCAAGCAACTGAGCAAGCGATTGCAGAGACTAGCAAGCCAAGTCTAATCATTTGCAAGACCACGATCGGTGCAGGTAGCCCGAACAAACAAGGCCTAGCAGCAAGCCATGGTGCACCACTCGGTGATGACGAAATCATATTAACTCGTGATGCCTTAGCTTGGACGCATGCGCCATTTGAATTAGATGATGAAATCTATGAAGCATGGGATGCCAAACCAAAAGGCGATGTACAACAAAAGAATTGGGAAGCAGATTTTGCCGCTTATGAAAAAGCCTATCCAGAGCTTGCAGCAGAACTGTCACGTCGTCTAAATGGCGAGTTGCCAGCAGATTTTGCAAGCCAAGCGCAAGCGTATATTCAGCAAACGCAAGAAGCGGGTGGCGATGTTGCTAGCCGTAAAGCCAGTCAAAATGCTATCAATAGCTTGCAGCCATTATTGCCAGAACTATTAGGCGGTTCAGCGGATCTCGCTGGCTCAAACCTCACGCTATTTAAAGGCGCTAAAGGTATCGAAAAAGACGCTGATGGCAACTATATCTACTACGGTGTGCGTGAGTTCGGTATGACGGCGATTGCCAATGGTATCGCATTACACGGCGGCTTTATCCCGTACGTGGCGACGTTCCTTATGTTTATGGAATACGCGCGTAACGCAGTACGCATGGGCGCACTCATGAAGCAGCGCGTCATCCACGTCTATACGCATGACTCTATCGGTCTGGGCGAAGATGGCCCAACGCATCAGCCAGTTGAGCAATTGACGAGCCTACGTACTACGCCAAACCTACGTACATGGCGTCCTTGTGATGCGACTGAATCTGCCAGTGCTTGGGTAGAAGCGATCAAATCAGAAAGCAATCCATCTGCATTGATTTTTAGTCGTCAGAGCTTGCCACATCAAGCTCGTGATAGCGAGCAAGTAGCCAATATCACCAAAGGTGGTTATGTACTAGCGAAAGAGCAAGGCGAGATACAAGCCATCATTATCGCTACTGGCTCAGAAGTGGGCCTTGCGATGGAAGCGTACGAAACGTTGAGCGCAAATGGTGTTGGCGTACGCGTGGTATCTATGCCATGTGCAGAGATTTTTGTAGAGCAAGATGCTAGCTATCGTGAAGCGGTATTGCCTGCTAACATCCGTGCTCGCGTTGCAGTTGAAGCAGCGCATGTGGATTATTGGTACAAGTTCGTCGGTCTAGATGGCAAAGTCATTGGTATGACGACTTATGGTGAATCTGCGCCAGCAGACGAGCTATATAAAGAGTTTGGTATTACGACTTACGCTGTGGTTGAGGCGGTAAATAGTTTGGTTTAA
- the serS gene encoding serine--tRNA ligase, translating to MIDPKLLRGDLSDLQQQLATRGYALDMEFWQSIESERKSLQVKTEELQAQRNAGAKQVGALKKSGEDATELLNEMQQVSGEIKAAEDELRTLQERITQAALQIPNIPAADAPVGTSEDDNVEVRKWGTPRTFDFEIKDHTHIGETLGMLDFEAATKLTGSRFNVLRGQLAQLHRALIQFMLNTHTVKYGYTEMYVPYIVNSESLKGTGQLPKFEDDLFKLTNHTNNDEMDFYLIPTAEVPMTNLVRGERLDIKELPLKFTTHTPCFRSEAGSHGRDTRGLIRQHQFEKVEMVNVGTAEQSNELLEAMTGQAEYILQQLDLPYRTVQLCTGDMGFAAQKTYDIEVWLPSQDTYREISSCSNCGDFQARRMGTRVKDGKQTSLAHTLNGSGLAVGRTLLAVMENHQNADGSVNIPEVLRPFMGGAERIEI from the coding sequence ATGATTGATCCGAAACTCTTACGTGGCGATTTAAGCGATTTACAGCAACAACTGGCCACTCGTGGCTACGCGCTTGATATGGAGTTTTGGCAATCGATTGAGTCCGAGCGTAAATCCTTGCAAGTCAAGACTGAAGAGCTACAAGCGCAACGTAATGCTGGTGCTAAGCAAGTGGGCGCGCTAAAAAAATCAGGCGAAGATGCAACTGAGCTGCTTAATGAGATGCAGCAAGTCAGTGGAGAGATCAAGGCGGCTGAAGATGAGCTGCGCACTTTACAAGAACGTATCACGCAAGCGGCATTGCAGATTCCCAATATTCCAGCGGCAGATGCGCCAGTCGGTACGTCAGAAGACGATAATGTCGAAGTACGCAAGTGGGGTACACCGCGTACGTTTGATTTTGAGATAAAAGATCACACGCATATTGGCGAAACGCTTGGCATGCTGGATTTTGAAGCAGCGACTAAGCTAACGGGTAGCCGTTTTAACGTGCTACGAGGGCAGCTTGCGCAACTGCATCGCGCACTGATTCAGTTTATGCTAAACACCCACACCGTCAAGTATGGCTATACTGAAATGTACGTGCCTTATATTGTCAATTCAGAGAGCTTAAAAGGCACAGGTCAGCTGCCTAAGTTTGAAGATGATTTGTTTAAATTAACCAATCATACTAATAATGACGAGATGGACTTTTATCTGATTCCAACAGCAGAGGTACCAATGACCAACTTGGTACGCGGTGAGCGTTTGGATATCAAAGAGTTGCCGCTAAAATTCACTACGCATACGCCTTGTTTCCGTAGTGAAGCAGGCTCACATGGTCGTGATACGCGTGGTCTGATTCGTCAGCATCAGTTTGAAAAAGTGGAAATGGTCAATGTTGGCACCGCAGAGCAATCTAATGAGTTGCTAGAGGCGATGACAGGACAAGCTGAATATATTTTGCAGCAGCTTGATTTGCCATACCGCACCGTTCAGTTATGTACGGGTGATATGGGTTTTGCAGCGCAGAAAACTTATGACATCGAAGTGTGGTTGCCAAGCCAAGACACTTACCGTGAAATCTCTAGCTGCTCTAACTGTGGCGATTTCCAAGCGCGCCGTATGGGCACACGCGTCAAAGATGGCAAGCAAACCAGCCTCGCGCATACCCTAAACGGTTCGGGCTTAGCAGTCGGTCGTACACTGTTAGCAGTTATGGAAAACCATCAAAACGCTGATGGTAGTGTCAACATTCCAGAAGTACTGCGTCCATTTATGGGCGGTGCTGAGCGTATTGAAATTTGA
- a CDS encoding YcxB family protein, protein MALYPYTLQPVALNITEAEFHQAQYELFASASPSFGLKTIKKKEWIIMAIVVILAVTGLVFVTGYSTIIFWLMMVAVVIYLLVRTLGFKWYVKREFEKQVADQEMPDEMRQMKLGVQKHGLVMAMPSNQPEMMKSNQMRGMQMRAGSTQQAVIPWSAIKSWDETDDYIFMMFEMKGQQGSQILPKRLQAQKFPIDTVRQHLQEVVAVKGLNPENLKPPV, encoded by the coding sequence ATGGCCTTGTACCCCTACACGCTGCAACCTGTCGCCTTAAACATCACCGAGGCTGAATTTCACCAAGCACAGTACGAGCTTTTTGCCAGTGCTAGCCCTTCTTTTGGTTTAAAAACCATTAAGAAAAAAGAATGGATCATCATGGCAATCGTGGTGATATTAGCAGTTACAGGGCTTGTTTTTGTCACTGGCTATTCCACCATTATTTTTTGGTTGATGATGGTTGCCGTGGTTATTTATCTATTGGTTCGTACGCTTGGCTTTAAATGGTATGTCAAACGGGAGTTTGAGAAACAAGTGGCCGATCAAGAAATGCCTGATGAGATGCGCCAAATGAAATTGGGTGTGCAAAAACATGGTTTGGTGATGGCAATGCCAAGCAACCAACCTGAAATGATGAAAAGTAATCAGATGCGCGGTATGCAGATGCGAGCTGGCTCTACTCAGCAAGCCGTTATACCTTGGAGCGCTATTAAAAGCTGGGATGAGACTGACGACTATATTTTTATGATGTTTGAGATGAAAGGTCAGCAAGGTAGCCAAATCTTGCCAAAACGCTTGCAAGCACAGAAATTCCCCATTGACACCGTACGTCAACACTTACAAGAAGTAGTTGCCGTTAAAGGGTTAAATCCTGAAAACTTAAAACCGCCAGTGTAA